Proteins encoded together in one Candidatus Hydrogenedentota bacterium window:
- the priA gene encoding primosomal protein N' — MPDLSNPKSETQSPVPDFRAFARVVLPLPLEQPFTYAVPNSLRHRATVGMRAVVPFQKRVETGTIVELDATSDVANIRPLIDLPDDTPIFSGELLELCKWIAEYYCCSWGEALQSAVPAGITIRTKMKYTLDLAQIAAGRFTDKQRKIIATLHSRGTLTEKQLAKTVGSTALSNTLKSLVARGIVRAEPLAADASVSIATETCVRIVETAIPLQAELERMQRRAPRQAAVYLDLLNNEPERVASALYEQHGIDSAVLRQLEQRGLVERFEREFYRMPDLHADGRAAQKHVLNGDQAAAFHAISTAMESSQFQAFLLQGITGSGKTEVYLQAIERALALDRTAIILVPEISLTPQTVGRFKARFQADIAVLHSGLGAGERYDEWRRAQRGEVRIVVGARSAIFAPLPRLGIIVVDEEHDTSYKQGETPRYHARDVAIMRAKLNGAVCVLGSATPSIESYYNSESGKSVRIELRKRATNALLPEVEVVDMRTENREAGMQLMISRRLEEAIGARLSAGDQVLLLLNRRGFAPFVLCPKCGWCAQCPDCCVTMTYHAKGAFLSCHYCNTRRDVPQVCDECHFNPLLYLGMGTQKIEDYLQKSFPDARIARMDADTTSGKGGHAKILGRLAAGEIDVLVGTQMIAKGHDYPGVTLVGVIHADTGLGLPDFRAAETTFQLLTQVAGRAGRGDKPGRVIIQTFRPNHYAVQAAAHHDYAAFFAREIKERERAKYPPFRRMANIMIECEDPELAEHCAGILHRLAREHIVSLGFEGLETLGPSPATIRRVKKLYRWNLGLLSRSPKRLNTLCRAVRDAYTQNSITAKTKLKIDLDPYGMY; from the coding sequence ATGCCCGACCTGTCAAACCCGAAATCCGAAACCCAATCTCCGGTTCCCGATTTCCGCGCATTTGCGCGGGTCGTTCTGCCGCTGCCGCTCGAACAGCCTTTCACCTACGCGGTCCCGAACTCGCTGCGCCACCGCGCCACGGTAGGCATGCGCGCCGTCGTCCCGTTTCAAAAACGTGTCGAAACGGGGACGATAGTCGAACTCGATGCAACGAGTGATGTTGCGAATATTCGGCCGCTGATCGATCTTCCGGACGACACTCCAATCTTTTCCGGCGAGTTGCTTGAACTGTGCAAGTGGATCGCGGAGTACTACTGCTGCTCGTGGGGCGAGGCGCTGCAATCGGCCGTTCCCGCGGGCATTACGATTCGGACCAAGATGAAGTACACGCTCGATCTCGCCCAGATCGCCGCGGGCAGGTTCACAGACAAGCAGCGCAAAATCATTGCCACGCTGCACAGCCGTGGCACGCTGACGGAGAAGCAATTGGCGAAGACGGTTGGATCTACCGCATTGAGCAACACGTTGAAGTCTCTCGTCGCGCGCGGGATTGTCCGCGCGGAACCCCTTGCAGCGGACGCCAGCGTCTCCATTGCCACCGAGACGTGCGTGCGGATCGTCGAAACGGCAATACCGCTGCAGGCGGAATTGGAACGGATGCAGCGCCGCGCGCCGCGCCAGGCAGCGGTCTACCTTGACCTGCTGAACAACGAGCCGGAGCGCGTCGCGAGCGCGTTGTACGAACAGCATGGCATCGATTCGGCGGTGTTGCGGCAACTGGAGCAGCGTGGTCTCGTCGAGCGGTTCGAGCGCGAGTTCTACCGCATGCCCGATCTCCATGCCGACGGACGCGCCGCGCAGAAGCACGTTCTCAATGGCGACCAGGCCGCGGCTTTTCACGCGATCTCCACGGCCATGGAGTCTTCGCAGTTCCAGGCGTTTCTGTTACAGGGCATTACGGGCAGCGGAAAGACCGAGGTATATCTTCAGGCGATCGAGCGCGCGCTGGCGCTGGATCGCACGGCGATAATCCTTGTGCCCGAGATTTCGCTGACGCCGCAGACCGTGGGGCGATTCAAGGCGCGCTTTCAAGCAGACATCGCCGTGCTGCACAGCGGTCTCGGCGCGGGCGAGCGCTACGACGAGTGGCGGCGCGCGCAGCGTGGAGAGGTGCGCATCGTCGTCGGAGCGCGCTCGGCGATTTTTGCGCCGCTGCCGCGGCTCGGAATCATTGTCGTGGACGAGGAACACGACACCTCATACAAGCAGGGCGAGACACCGCGCTACCACGCGCGCGACGTTGCGATCATGCGCGCGAAACTGAACGGCGCGGTGTGCGTGCTCGGGTCGGCGACGCCGTCGATCGAGTCGTATTACAACAGCGAGTCGGGAAAATCCGTGCGCATCGAATTGCGCAAGCGCGCAACGAACGCGCTGCTGCCGGAAGTGGAAGTCGTGGACATGCGCACGGAGAATCGCGAAGCGGGCATGCAGCTCATGATTTCGCGGCGGCTCGAGGAGGCGATAGGAGCGCGCCTGAGCGCCGGCGATCAAGTATTGCTGCTGCTCAATCGCCGCGGTTTTGCGCCGTTTGTGTTGTGTCCAAAGTGCGGGTGGTGCGCGCAGTGCCCGGACTGTTGCGTGACGATGACGTACCACGCGAAGGGCGCGTTCCTGAGTTGCCATTACTGCAACACGCGGCGCGACGTGCCGCAGGTCTGCGACGAGTGCCACTTCAATCCCCTGTTGTATCTCGGCATGGGCACGCAGAAGATCGAAGACTATCTGCAGAAATCGTTCCCCGACGCGCGCATTGCGCGGATGGACGCCGACACGACGAGCGGAAAGGGCGGCCATGCGAAGATTCTGGGGCGGCTGGCCGCGGGCGAGATCGACGTGCTCGTGGGCACGCAGATGATCGCGAAGGGCCACGACTACCCCGGGGTGACCTTGGTCGGCGTGATTCATGCCGACACGGGACTCGGCCTGCCCGATTTTCGCGCCGCGGAAACGACGTTTCAATTGCTGACCCAGGTGGCGGGCCGCGCGGGCCGCGGCGACAAACCCGGCCGTGTGATCATCCAGACGTTTCGCCCGAACCATTACGCGGTGCAGGCCGCCGCGCACCACGACTACGCGGCGTTCTTCGCGCGCGAGATCAAGGAGCGCGAGCGCGCGAAGTATCCGCCATTCCGCCGCATGGCGAACATCATGATCGAGTGCGAAGACCCGGAACTCGCAGAGCATTGCGCCGGTATTCTCCACCGTCTCGCGCGCGAACACATCGTGTCGCTCGGATTCGAGGGCCTCGAAACGCTCGGTCCCTCCCCCGCCACCATCCGGCGCGTGAAAAAGCTCTACCGCTGGAACCTCGGTCTGCTCTCCCGAAGCCCCAAACGCCTCAATACCCTCTGTCGAGCGGTGAGAGACGCCTATACGCAGAATTCGATAACGGCGAAGACGAAATTGAAGATCGATTTGGATCCGTACGGGATGTATTAG
- a CDS encoding tetratricopeptide repeat protein: protein MCRLLPTHKSLPHRRDTRLFSSLLIAAAALCRAALAAEDPEQGQIDFANSLFRSDYYDLAADEYRKYIDMFPEGKFIDTALYRLGESDYSAGKHESALETFDKLLSTRAAAPDRGRATLRKGELLYRLKRLDEAAPVLQSLTTSESPPELRAGALYYLGKLEYDKSNFDAALNCFKAIVDELPDNALAPFARYQLALVHVARKDGENAALQFSAVADSDADAALKVECGFRAAEAYDSIGWYEAAETRYKQVQDQFPDSPYAERSAYGYAWAQYHAGRIAEAVTSANAYLDKYPQGPNSVGIEYLQGNCAQQRGQYDDAINAYRALLQKHPDSPFAARAQYKIAWTLFLAGKPEDAKQEVSTFLATYKDAALLGDAAFLRGTILHSEQKFEEAYQEFRVVAEQYAQSEFAPEAMYKMGECLAQLNRMEEAANVFATFATTYPNHALVQEAILRVGDAKFLAARFADAIAEYKRVLESAPDPKKEELTLYRLAVAYHNTQDFKSSADAFRTLIEKFPETSHKAEALVRIGFQLLGDGKDPVRAIESFQAAQQVEAKGPFAGRAMLGLAQARYQTKDLDGAADAFLQVVSGFPEVKLNEQTYGWAAEHLFGQKKWEDAAKVYAALLKGVPDYPTPERVKFRIAECSDRAGNAERAIELYQGVVDTAPLSSSAVEAKFRMAKLFESKNDIEKALDYYEQAATTNTGGTAASARFRIAELLEGKQEFAGAAKSYLQIHLMFLDPERGPESLWRAGQCFEKASDTTNAKRAYQDLAKAYPDSEQAGKAKARLGELG, encoded by the coding sequence ATGTGTCGTTTGCTGCCTACGCACAAGAGCCTGCCACATCGCCGTGACACGCGGTTGTTTAGTTCGCTCCTAATCGCCGCGGCCGCGCTGTGCCGCGCCGCGCTCGCCGCGGAGGACCCCGAGCAGGGCCAGATCGATTTTGCAAACAGCCTGTTCCGCAGCGACTACTACGACCTCGCCGCGGACGAGTACCGCAAGTACATCGACATGTTTCCGGAAGGAAAGTTCATCGATACAGCCCTGTACCGCCTGGGCGAGAGCGACTATAGCGCGGGCAAACACGAATCCGCGCTCGAAACGTTCGACAAGCTGTTGTCGACACGCGCGGCCGCGCCGGATCGTGGCCGCGCCACGTTGCGCAAGGGTGAGCTGCTCTATCGTCTGAAGCGCTTGGACGAAGCGGCGCCCGTCCTCCAGTCGCTCACGACAAGCGAGTCGCCGCCGGAGCTTCGGGCGGGGGCGCTCTACTACCTCGGCAAACTCGAGTACGACAAGTCGAATTTCGATGCGGCGCTGAATTGCTTCAAAGCGATTGTCGACGAATTGCCGGACAACGCGCTCGCGCCGTTTGCACGGTACCAGCTTGCGTTGGTCCATGTCGCCAGGAAGGATGGTGAGAACGCGGCGCTTCAGTTCTCCGCGGTCGCGGATTCGGACGCTGACGCCGCTTTGAAGGTGGAGTGTGGGTTCCGCGCGGCGGAAGCATACGACTCGATCGGCTGGTACGAGGCGGCGGAAACGCGCTACAAACAGGTGCAGGACCAGTTTCCCGATTCGCCGTATGCGGAACGGTCTGCTTACGGCTACGCGTGGGCGCAGTACCATGCGGGAAGAATTGCCGAAGCCGTCACCAGCGCGAACGCGTATCTCGATAAATACCCGCAGGGGCCCAATTCGGTCGGCATAGAGTACCTTCAAGGCAACTGTGCGCAGCAGCGGGGCCAATACGACGACGCGATCAACGCGTATCGTGCGCTGCTCCAGAAGCACCCCGATTCTCCGTTCGCTGCGCGCGCGCAGTATAAGATCGCGTGGACGCTGTTCCTCGCCGGCAAGCCGGAGGACGCGAAGCAGGAAGTCTCGACTTTTCTCGCGACGTACAAGGACGCCGCGCTGTTGGGCGACGCGGCGTTTCTTCGCGGCACGATTCTGCACTCGGAACAGAAGTTCGAGGAGGCGTATCAGGAGTTCCGCGTAGTCGCCGAGCAATACGCGCAGAGCGAGTTCGCGCCGGAGGCAATGTACAAGATGGGCGAGTGTCTCGCGCAGTTGAACCGCATGGAAGAAGCGGCGAACGTGTTCGCGACGTTTGCGACGACCTATCCCAATCACGCGTTGGTGCAGGAGGCGATTCTGCGTGTGGGCGACGCGAAGTTCCTCGCTGCAAGATTCGCGGACGCCATCGCGGAATACAAGCGCGTACTCGAGAGCGCGCCGGACCCCAAGAAGGAAGAACTCACGCTGTACCGCCTGGCGGTCGCTTATCACAACACGCAGGACTTCAAGTCGAGTGCCGACGCGTTCCGCACCCTGATCGAGAAGTTTCCCGAAACGTCGCACAAAGCGGAAGCCCTCGTGCGCATAGGGTTTCAGCTTCTGGGCGATGGGAAGGACCCGGTGCGCGCCATCGAATCGTTTCAGGCGGCGCAACAGGTGGAGGCGAAGGGGCCGTTTGCGGGGCGCGCGATGCTGGGCCTCGCGCAGGCGCGCTATCAAACGAAAGACCTAGATGGAGCGGCGGATGCGTTTCTGCAGGTTGTCTCCGGCTTTCCCGAGGTGAAGCTGAATGAGCAAACCTACGGCTGGGCTGCGGAACACCTCTTCGGCCAGAAAAAGTGGGAGGACGCGGCGAAGGTGTATGCCGCGCTGCTCAAAGGCGTGCCGGATTACCCGACGCCCGAGCGCGTGAAATTCCGCATCGCGGAATGCAGCGACCGGGCCGGCAACGCCGAGAGGGCCATAGAGCTGTATCAGGGCGTCGTGGACACGGCGCCGTTGAGCAGTTCGGCGGTCGAGGCAAAGTTTCGCATGGCCAAGTTATTCGAGAGCAAGAACGACATCGAAAAAGCGCTTGACTACTACGAGCAGGCGGCTACGACCAACACAGGCGGGACCGCGGCTTCGGCGCGCTTTCGCATCGCCGAACTGCTTGAAGGAAAACAGGAATTCGCGGGGGCGGCAAAGAGTTATTTACAGATACACCTGATGTTTCTCGATCCCGAGCGCGGCCCGGAATCGTTGTGGCGCGCGGGCCAGTGCTTCGAGAAAGCGAGCGATACGACGAACGCGAAACGCGCATACCAAGACCTCGCCAAGGCCTACCCCGATTCCGAGCAGGCCGGCAAGGCCAAGGCGCGCTTGGGCGAGTTGGGCTGA
- a CDS encoding biopolymer transporter ExbD: MKFGKHPFETEEAMQLTALVDIVFVVLIFFLSTHVYGSLESEVDVQLPTASSAVSGERTRGEIFINVKKDGKIVLNNREVTIPELQDILNRVAENFPGGAVIIRGDRESLLGNAIAVLNCCRNADIQNVSFAAYAQEPATSP; this comes from the coding sequence ATGAAGTTCGGCAAGCATCCCTTCGAGACCGAAGAGGCGATGCAGTTGACTGCCCTGGTTGACATCGTGTTCGTGGTCTTGATCTTTTTCCTCTCGACCCACGTGTACGGCTCTCTCGAAAGCGAAGTGGACGTGCAGTTGCCGACGGCAAGCTCCGCCGTGTCCGGCGAGCGCACGCGCGGCGAGATTTTTATCAATGTGAAGAAGGACGGCAAAATCGTCTTAAACAACCGGGAGGTGACGATTCCCGAATTGCAGGACATTCTCAATCGGGTCGCGGAAAACTTTCCGGGCGGCGCGGTAATTATTCGCGGTGACCGTGAATCGCTGCTTGGAAACGCAATCGCCGTTCTTAACTGTTGCCGAAATGCGGACATTCAAAATGTGTCGTTTGCTGCCTACGCACAAGAGCCTGCCACATCGCCGTGA
- the tcmP gene encoding three-Cys-motif partner protein TcmP, whose product MAKRDVLWPIEPHTKGKHLVLENYLAAWWPIMASSNKRVLFIDGFAGPGKYSGEEDGSPIIAMRSLLNSPRRMLRSHVQFRFIEADSTSAEHLKSLCERWKESLPPNCGLQVIPGAFDEHLTSVMDDLEKQSTALDPAFVMIDPFGVSGTPMSVVRRIFKNPRSEVLITYMYEYINRFKSTYSFEHKLDELYGCANWRQALEEIDPARRDRILFDVYEKQLRAAGARYVLRFNLFKGGRLFYALFFGTQDLTGCDKMKQAMWKVAPDGDFAFHGYHTEQLTLGLETVDFVPLMNELSGRFRNSGWVKIEEIENFVRSDETDYHSGHLKVKTLRPMESEGTILVDEKTRRRKFAYTPGTRIRFV is encoded by the coding sequence ATGGCGAAACGGGACGTCTTGTGGCCCATAGAACCGCACACCAAGGGCAAGCATTTAGTGCTCGAGAATTACCTCGCCGCTTGGTGGCCAATTATGGCGTCATCAAACAAGCGAGTATTGTTCATCGATGGTTTTGCTGGTCCAGGAAAATACAGTGGAGAAGAAGATGGATCTCCGATAATCGCGATGCGCTCGTTATTAAACAGCCCTCGCCGTATGTTGCGCAGCCACGTACAATTCCGATTCATCGAAGCAGATTCCACGTCAGCGGAACATCTCAAATCGCTTTGTGAGCGGTGGAAGGAGTCACTCCCGCCCAACTGTGGCTTGCAGGTCATTCCAGGAGCATTCGACGAGCACTTAACCAGCGTTATGGATGATTTGGAAAAGCAGAGTACGGCGCTCGATCCGGCGTTCGTAATGATAGACCCCTTCGGCGTATCGGGCACGCCCATGAGTGTCGTGCGACGAATCTTCAAGAATCCACGTTCGGAAGTACTGATAACATATATGTACGAGTACATCAACCGATTCAAGTCAACGTACTCGTTTGAGCATAAACTCGACGAGTTATATGGTTGTGCCAACTGGCGGCAAGCGCTAGAAGAGATTGATCCGGCGCGACGAGATCGAATTCTCTTTGATGTTTACGAGAAACAGTTGAGAGCTGCCGGAGCTCGCTATGTCCTGCGATTCAACTTGTTCAAAGGAGGCAGACTGTTCTACGCACTCTTTTTTGGCACACAGGATCTCACCGGCTGTGACAAAATGAAACAGGCAATGTGGAAGGTTGCTCCAGACGGTGACTTCGCATTTCATGGCTACCATACCGAACAACTGACGCTCGGCCTTGAGACTGTCGACTTCGTACCTCTTATGAATGAGCTATCCGGTCGATTTCGTAATTCGGGATGGGTAAAGATTGAAGAAATTGAGAATTTCGTGCGTTCCGATGAGACGGACTATCACTCTGGACATTTGAAGGTGAAAACCTTAAGGCCTATGGAAAGTGAAGGGACGATTCTCGTAGATGAGAAGACTCGTCGTAGAAAGTTTGCGTACACGCCGGGCACGCGGATTCGATTCGTTTAG
- a CDS encoding VWA domain-containing protein: protein MDEQLSRNAVLAGSVALSLLVHVGLLAASPSVSFLGRGMPEGLRPDTMRVRLLDESELMHLDAAPGAPGTGLATRPGSVIDLLQDALAPIDQTDTALSQTIDVPNLDQRVAQDKLASLEPAIPTDVIQRQLDAKIIEISEDAARRDVQVERRLVAPSSTRILPEDAHPVIRGLSGLATDDALMIDPLALGGGSAKPGAESGPGDQPMDEPDPLKPSRESPLADLSEDVLRALPELPMEKVVARAPVVNEIVRNKRFDFMDDTVTMQLETFVPANEREGYFRLQIVPKEGESLPILPKDVTFAIDASSSIIQRKLDQAARGVQRSIQNLREDDRFNVVVFRDTPTLFQPDLIPATAQNKNAAAQFLKGLESRGKTDVYEGIRPVINQTPRAGVPGIVFVVSDGKPTTGILDGRTLINSLTDQNNSKYSIYAFSGGNTVNQHLLDLLAYRNKGECDVVPQIDDMNRKLPDFFSRLSDPILVDCAADYGRINDAGVFPRQIPDFYKGQVVTVYGRFDPKRDREFAMRLTGLAGDRKKEVVFKADLTKAAKGNENIARNWAFRKIYHLIGEATRTGETPELLGQIRGLAQQYGIRTSYD, encoded by the coding sequence ATGGACGAGCAACTGAGCCGCAATGCCGTGTTGGCCGGCAGCGTCGCGCTGTCGTTGCTGGTGCACGTCGGCTTGCTCGCGGCATCGCCTAGCGTGTCTTTCTTGGGCAGGGGCATGCCGGAAGGTCTGCGCCCGGATACGATGCGCGTGCGGCTGCTCGACGAATCCGAACTGATGCACCTCGATGCCGCGCCGGGCGCGCCCGGCACCGGCCTTGCCACGCGCCCCGGTTCGGTTATCGATCTGCTGCAGGACGCGCTCGCGCCAATCGATCAAACGGATACCGCGCTTTCGCAAACTATCGACGTGCCAAACCTGGATCAGCGTGTGGCGCAAGACAAACTCGCCTCCCTGGAACCGGCCATTCCAACCGATGTGATCCAACGGCAGCTCGATGCGAAGATTATCGAGATTTCGGAAGATGCCGCGCGCAGGGACGTTCAGGTCGAGCGCCGGCTTGTCGCGCCGAGTTCAACGCGTATCTTGCCGGAAGACGCGCATCCCGTCATTCGCGGTCTGTCTGGACTGGCTACGGACGACGCACTCATGATCGATCCGCTGGCGCTCGGCGGGGGATCCGCGAAGCCCGGCGCCGAATCGGGACCGGGCGATCAGCCTATGGATGAGCCAGACCCCCTCAAACCGTCGCGCGAATCGCCGCTCGCCGATCTTTCGGAGGATGTTCTGCGCGCGCTCCCCGAACTGCCGATGGAAAAGGTTGTGGCGCGGGCCCCGGTCGTGAACGAGATCGTCAGGAACAAGCGCTTCGATTTCATGGACGACACGGTCACGATGCAACTGGAGACGTTTGTGCCGGCGAACGAGCGGGAAGGGTACTTCCGCCTCCAAATCGTACCGAAGGAAGGTGAATCGCTTCCGATTCTTCCAAAGGATGTGACCTTCGCCATCGACGCATCGAGCAGCATCATCCAACGCAAACTCGATCAGGCCGCGCGCGGCGTGCAGCGCAGCATCCAGAACCTGCGCGAGGATGACCGGTTCAACGTCGTCGTTTTTCGCGATACGCCTACTTTGTTCCAGCCCGACCTGATTCCCGCTACCGCGCAGAATAAGAACGCGGCCGCGCAGTTTCTCAAGGGACTCGAATCGCGCGGCAAGACGGACGTGTACGAAGGCATTCGCCCGGTGATCAACCAGACGCCGCGCGCGGGTGTTCCCGGCATCGTATTCGTCGTGTCGGACGGCAAGCCGACCACGGGTATCCTCGATGGACGCACGCTCATCAATTCGCTTACCGATCAGAACAACTCGAAGTACAGCATCTACGCGTTTTCCGGCGGAAACACGGTGAACCAACATTTGCTCGATTTGCTCGCGTATCGCAACAAGGGCGAGTGCGATGTCGTGCCGCAGATCGACGATATGAACCGCAAACTTCCGGATTTCTTCTCGCGCTTGAGCGACCCGATTCTGGTGGATTGCGCCGCGGACTACGGGCGAATCAACGACGCCGGCGTTTTCCCCAGACAAATCCCGGATTTCTACAAGGGGCAAGTTGTCACCGTGTACGGCCGATTTGATCCCAAGCGTGACCGCGAATTTGCGATGCGCCTGACGGGTCTCGCGGGCGATCGCAAGAAGGAGGTCGTGTTCAAAGCCGACCTTACAAAGGCCGCAAAGGGCAATGAGAACATCGCGCGGAACTGGGCATTCCGCAAGATCTACCACCTTATCGGCGAGGCGACGCGCACGGGCGAAACGCCCGAACTGCTCGGCCAAATCCGTGGGTTGGCGCAACAATACGGCATCCGCACGAGTTATGATTAG
- a CDS encoding phage Gp37/Gp68 family protein, producing the protein MAQGSSIEWTEATWNPVTGCTKVSAGCKHCYAERMAKRLKAMGVPQYQNGFKLTLQPQALELPLKWRQPKCIFVNSMSDLFHENVPLEFIQQVFDVMNQCPHHTFQILTKRPEIAGEYAPRFKWTPNIWMGTSVEDERVLSRIKHLREIPAKVRFLSLEPLIGPLPNLPLRGMHWVIVGGESGPMARPMQAGWVREIRDKCESQNVPFFFKQWGGTQKSRNGRTLDGREWDDMPSARKQLGERRLAFTFS; encoded by the coding sequence ATGGCACAAGGCTCATCAATAGAGTGGACCGAGGCTACGTGGAACCCCGTAACCGGCTGTACAAAGGTCAGTGCGGGGTGCAAGCACTGCTATGCCGAGCGTATGGCCAAGCGGCTAAAGGCGATGGGCGTGCCGCAATACCAGAATGGGTTTAAGCTCACGCTGCAACCGCAGGCCTTGGAACTTCCACTGAAGTGGCGCCAACCAAAATGCATCTTCGTGAACTCGATGAGCGATTTATTTCACGAAAACGTTCCGCTCGAATTTATTCAGCAAGTCTTCGACGTGATGAATCAGTGCCCGCATCATACGTTTCAGATTCTTACGAAGCGGCCGGAGATTGCGGGTGAATATGCTCCGCGATTCAAGTGGACACCCAATATTTGGATGGGCACGAGCGTGGAAGACGAGCGTGTTCTTTCGCGCATCAAGCACCTGCGGGAAATTCCCGCGAAAGTCCGGTTCTTGTCGTTGGAGCCATTGATCGGGCCGCTACCGAATTTGCCTCTTCGTGGAATGCATTGGGTGATCGTCGGGGGTGAATCGGGTCCAATGGCGCGACCGATGCAAGCTGGTTGGGTGCGCGAAATTCGTGACAAGTGTGAGAGTCAAAATGTGCCCTTCTTCTTTAAGCAATGGGGAGGTACCCAAAAGAGCCGAAACGGGCGCACCCTTGACGGAAGGGAATGGGATGATATGCCATCGGCGCGTAAGCAACTCGGTGAACGTCGCCTCGCGTTCACATTTTCTTGA